The Mycolicibacterium doricum genome includes a region encoding these proteins:
- a CDS encoding type VII secretion target translates to MRTPGEPLTVDPGELHQTAGQLDTHASGFGAAYQAAQARAGKVALGSGLASAGLPGMLAAWAADATRYGAQFAKHAKGHRDAADAYVRTDTHGAGTIDDAVPRS, encoded by the coding sequence ATGAGGACTCCGGGGGAGCCGTTGACGGTCGATCCGGGCGAGCTGCACCAGACCGCCGGCCAGCTCGACACTCACGCCAGCGGGTTTGGGGCCGCGTATCAGGCGGCGCAGGCGCGGGCGGGCAAGGTAGCGCTTGGATCGGGGCTGGCGTCTGCGGGGTTGCCGGGGATGCTGGCGGCCTGGGCGGCCGACGCCACGCGTTACGGCGCGCAGTTCGCCAAGCACGCGAAGGGCCATCGGGACGCCGCCGACGCCTATGTGCGCACCGACACCCATGGCGCAGGCACCATCGACGACGCTGTCCCGAGGTCGTAA
- the metH gene encoding methionine synthase has product MVIDGAMGTAIQRDRPDEAGYRGDRFTEWPTALQGNNDLLNLTQPQIIERIHREYLEAGADILETNTFNANAISLSDYDMADLAYELNYAGAALARKAADEYSTPDKPRYVAGAIGPTTRTASISPDVNDPGARNVSYDELVAAYLEAATGLVDGGADLLIIETIFDSLNAKAAVFAIETLFEQRGRRWPVIISGTITDASGRTLSGQVTEAFWNAIRHAKPLAIGLNCALGAPEMRPYIAEVARIADTFVSCYPNAGLPNAFGEYDESPEQQAGYIAEFAEAGLVNLVGGCCGTAPPHIAEIAKVVEGKPPRELPELPVATRLSGLEPLNITDDSLFVNIGERTNITGSARFRNLIKAEDYDSALSVALQQVEVGAQVIDINMDEGMIDGVAAMDRFTKLIAAEPDISRVPVMIDSSKWEVIEAGLKNVQGKPIVNSISLKEGEEKFIREARLCRKYGAAVVVMAFDEQGQADNLERRKAICSRAYRILTEEVGFPAEDIIFDPNCFALATGIEEHATYGIDFIEACAWIKENLPGVHISGGISNVSFSFRGNNPVREAIHSVFLFHAIKAGLDMGIVNAGALVPYDSIDPELRDRIEDVVLNRREDAAERLLEIAERFNTSQRTDDPAVQEWRSLPVRERITHALVKGIDADVETDTEELRAEIAAAGGRPIEVIEGPLMDGMNVVGDLFGAGKMFLPQVVKSARVMKKAVAYLLPFIEAEKAQPLPGEAAKKDTNGTIVMATVKGDVHDIGKNIVGVVLQCNNFEVIDLGVMVPAQKILDAAKEHDADIIGLSGLITPSLDEMVNFAVEMEREGLQIPLLIGGATTSRAHTAVKVAPRRSGPVVWVKDASRSVPVAAALLDDKQRPALLEATEKDYASLRERHAQKNERPMLTLEKARANRTPIEWDRYTPPVPAIGAGVRDFSDYDIAELREYIDWQPFFNAWEMKGRFPDILNNPVSGETARKLYDDAQEMLDTLIKEKWLTANGVIGFFPANAVASGAEDIEVYTDDTRSEVLTTLHHLRQQGEHRDGIPNRSLGDYIAPKDTGLADYVGAFAVTAGLGSQDKIAEFKAANDDYSAILLESLADRLAEAFAERMHQRVRKEFWGYQPEEQLDNDALIGEKYVGIRPAPGYPACPEHTEKSTLWELMDVTERTGIELTESMAMWPGAAVSGWYFSHPQSQYFVVGRIAQDQVADYARRKGWTLKEAERWLAPNLGYNPED; this is encoded by the coding sequence ATGGTGATCGACGGCGCGATGGGCACGGCGATCCAGCGGGACCGCCCGGACGAGGCCGGCTACCGCGGCGATCGATTCACGGAGTGGCCGACCGCCCTTCAGGGCAACAACGACCTGCTCAACCTGACGCAGCCGCAGATCATCGAGCGAATCCACCGCGAATACCTCGAGGCGGGCGCCGACATCCTCGAGACCAACACGTTCAACGCGAACGCGATCTCACTGTCCGACTACGACATGGCGGACCTGGCCTACGAGCTGAACTACGCCGGCGCTGCCCTGGCGCGCAAGGCCGCCGACGAGTACAGCACCCCGGACAAGCCCCGCTACGTCGCCGGCGCCATCGGACCCACCACACGGACCGCGTCGATCTCGCCGGACGTCAACGACCCCGGCGCCCGCAACGTCTCCTATGACGAGCTCGTCGCCGCCTACCTCGAAGCCGCAACGGGACTGGTCGACGGCGGCGCCGACCTGCTCATCATCGAGACGATCTTCGACTCGTTGAACGCCAAGGCGGCAGTGTTCGCCATCGAGACACTGTTCGAGCAGCGTGGACGCCGCTGGCCGGTGATCATCTCGGGCACCATCACCGATGCCTCCGGGCGGACCTTGTCCGGTCAGGTCACCGAAGCGTTCTGGAACGCGATCAGGCACGCGAAGCCGCTCGCAATCGGCTTGAACTGTGCCCTCGGGGCTCCGGAGATGAGGCCCTACATCGCCGAGGTCGCGCGGATCGCGGACACCTTCGTCTCCTGCTATCCGAACGCCGGGCTGCCCAACGCCTTCGGCGAGTACGACGAGTCCCCGGAGCAGCAGGCCGGCTACATCGCCGAGTTCGCCGAGGCGGGCCTGGTGAACCTGGTCGGTGGGTGCTGCGGAACGGCACCGCCGCACATCGCCGAGATCGCCAAGGTCGTCGAGGGCAAGCCGCCACGGGAGCTGCCGGAGCTCCCGGTGGCCACCCGGCTCTCGGGCCTCGAGCCGCTCAACATCACCGATGACTCGCTGTTCGTGAACATCGGTGAGCGCACCAACATCACCGGCTCCGCCCGGTTCCGCAACCTGATCAAAGCCGAGGACTACGACAGCGCGCTGTCGGTCGCCCTGCAGCAGGTCGAGGTCGGTGCCCAGGTCATCGACATCAACATGGACGAGGGCATGATCGACGGTGTCGCCGCGATGGACCGGTTCACCAAGCTGATCGCGGCGGAGCCGGACATCAGCCGCGTCCCGGTAATGATCGACTCCTCCAAGTGGGAGGTCATCGAGGCGGGCCTGAAGAACGTTCAGGGCAAGCCGATCGTCAACTCGATCTCACTGAAGGAGGGCGAGGAGAAGTTCATCCGCGAGGCGCGGCTGTGCCGCAAGTACGGCGCCGCAGTCGTCGTGATGGCCTTCGACGAGCAGGGTCAGGCCGACAACCTGGAACGCCGCAAGGCGATCTGCTCGCGCGCCTACCGGATTCTCACCGAAGAGGTCGGCTTCCCGGCCGAGGACATCATCTTCGACCCGAACTGCTTCGCGCTGGCGACCGGGATCGAGGAGCACGCGACATACGGGATCGACTTCATCGAGGCGTGCGCCTGGATCAAGGAGAACCTGCCCGGGGTGCACATCTCCGGCGGCATTTCCAACGTGTCGTTCTCGTTCCGCGGGAACAACCCGGTCCGCGAGGCGATCCACTCGGTGTTCCTGTTCCACGCCATCAAGGCCGGTCTGGACATGGGCATCGTCAACGCAGGTGCGCTGGTGCCCTACGACTCGATCGACCCGGAGCTGCGGGACCGTATCGAGGATGTCGTCCTGAACCGTCGCGAGGACGCCGCCGAGCGGCTGCTGGAGATCGCGGAACGGTTCAACACGTCGCAACGAACCGACGACCCCGCTGTCCAAGAATGGCGCAGCCTGCCGGTCCGCGAGCGGATCACCCACGCCCTGGTCAAGGGCATCGACGCCGACGTCGAGACCGACACCGAGGAACTGCGGGCCGAGATCGCCGCCGCCGGAGGGCGGCCGATCGAGGTGATCGAGGGCCCGCTGATGGACGGCATGAACGTCGTCGGCGATCTCTTCGGCGCAGGCAAGATGTTCCTGCCGCAGGTCGTGAAGTCGGCCCGGGTGATGAAGAAGGCCGTGGCGTACCTGCTGCCGTTCATCGAGGCGGAGAAGGCGCAGCCCTTGCCCGGGGAGGCTGCGAAAAAGGACACAAACGGCACGATCGTCATGGCGACGGTCAAGGGCGACGTCCACGACATCGGCAAGAACATCGTCGGCGTGGTCCTGCAGTGCAACAACTTCGAGGTGATCGACCTGGGTGTGATGGTGCCCGCCCAGAAGATCCTCGACGCGGCCAAGGAGCACGACGCCGACATCATCGGACTCTCCGGGCTGATCACCCCGTCGCTGGACGAGATGGTCAACTTCGCCGTCGAGATGGAACGCGAGGGGCTCCAGATCCCGCTGCTGATCGGTGGCGCGACCACTTCGCGCGCTCACACGGCCGTGAAGGTGGCGCCACGGCGTAGCGGTCCGGTGGTCTGGGTCAAGGATGCGTCCCGCTCGGTGCCGGTCGCCGCCGCGCTCCTCGACGACAAGCAGCGACCGGCCCTGCTGGAGGCCACCGAGAAGGATTACGCATCGCTGCGCGAACGGCATGCCCAGAAGAACGAGCGGCCGATGCTGACGCTGGAAAAGGCGCGTGCGAACCGCACGCCGATCGAGTGGGACCGCTACACGCCGCCGGTGCCCGCAATCGGTGCGGGAGTGCGGGATTTTTCCGACTACGACATCGCCGAGCTTCGTGAATACATCGACTGGCAGCCGTTCTTCAACGCCTGGGAGATGAAGGGGAGATTCCCCGACATCCTCAACAACCCCGTCTCGGGCGAGACGGCCCGCAAGCTTTACGACGACGCCCAAGAGATGCTCGACACCCTGATCAAGGAGAAGTGGCTGACCGCCAACGGGGTGATCGGCTTCTTCCCGGCCAACGCCGTCGCCTCGGGTGCAGAAGACATCGAGGTCTACACCGACGACACCCGTTCCGAGGTGCTGACCACATTGCACCACCTGCGTCAGCAAGGCGAGCACCGCGACGGCATCCCGAACCGGAGCCTCGGCGACTACATCGCGCCGAAGGACACCGGTCTCGCCGACTACGTGGGGGCCTTTGCCGTCACGGCGGGGCTCGGCAGCCAAGACAAGATCGCCGAGTTCAAGGCAGCCAACGACGACTACAGCGCGATCCTGTTGGAGTCACTCGCCGACCGACTGGCAGAGGCCTTCGCCGAACGGATGCACCAACGGGTCCGCAAGGAGTTCTGGGGATACCAGCCTGAGGAGCAGCTGGACAACGACGCACTCATAGGCGAGAAGTACGTGGGGATCCGCCCGGCCCCCGGCTATCCGGCCTGCCCCGAGCACACCGAGAAGTCAACGCTCTGGGAGCTGATGGACGTCACGGAACGGACCGGCATCGAGCTGACCGAGTCGATGGCGATGTGGCCCGGCGCTGCTGTCAGCGGGTGGTACTTCTCGCATCCGCAGTCGCAGTACTTCGTGGTCGGTCGGATCGCCCAGGACCAGGTCGCCGACTATGCGAGACGCAAGGGTTGGACCCTGAAGGAAGCCGAGCGCTGGCTTGCCCCCAACCTCGGGTACAACCCCGAGGACTGA
- the hisG gene encoding ATP phosphoribosyltransferase — protein sequence MLRVAVPNKGTLSEPASEILSEAGYRRRTDTKDLTVVDPANNVEFFFLRPKDIAIYVGSGQLDFGITGRDLAAESDARVRERLALGFGSSTFRYAAPAGRDWTTADLAGKRIATAFPNLVRKDLAAKGIDATVIRLDGAVEISVALGVADAIADVVGSGRTLGLHNLVAFGDSLCDSEAVLIERDGAGDENTAPREQLAARVQGVVFGQQYLMLDYDCPRHVLERATEVTPGLESPTIAPLADPDWVAVRALVPRRDVNSIMDELAAIGAKAILASDIRFCRF from the coding sequence ATGCTGAGGGTCGCCGTGCCCAACAAGGGCACGTTGAGCGAACCGGCCTCCGAGATCCTGTCGGAGGCCGGCTACCGGCGCCGCACCGATACCAAGGACCTCACGGTCGTCGACCCGGCCAACAACGTCGAGTTCTTCTTCCTGCGGCCCAAGGACATCGCCATCTACGTCGGCTCGGGCCAACTCGATTTCGGTATCACCGGACGTGACCTGGCCGCCGAATCCGATGCGCGGGTGCGCGAACGGTTGGCGCTGGGGTTCGGTTCGTCGACTTTCCGCTACGCCGCACCGGCGGGCCGCGACTGGACGACCGCGGACCTGGCCGGTAAGCGAATCGCCACCGCGTTTCCGAATCTGGTGCGAAAGGACCTTGCCGCCAAAGGGATCGATGCGACCGTGATCCGCCTGGACGGCGCGGTGGAGATCTCGGTGGCGCTCGGCGTCGCCGACGCTATCGCCGACGTGGTCGGTTCGGGACGCACTTTGGGGCTGCACAACCTGGTCGCGTTCGGTGATTCGCTGTGCGATTCGGAGGCGGTGCTGATCGAGCGCGACGGCGCCGGTGACGAAAACACTGCCCCGCGTGAGCAACTCGCCGCCCGCGTGCAGGGCGTGGTGTTCGGGCAGCAGTACCTGATGCTCGACTACGACTGCCCTCGACATGTGCTCGAACGGGCCACCGAGGTGACGCCGGGTCTGGAATCGCCCACCATCGCCCCGCTTGCCGACCCGGATTGGGTGGCGGTTCGGGCGCTGGTGCCCCGGCGCGACGTCAACTCGATCATGGACGAACTGGCCGCGATCGGCGCCAAGGCGATCCTGGCCTCCGATATCCGGTTCTGCCGCTTCTGA
- a CDS encoding FAD-containing oxidoreductase, translated as MTSEPTTFDAIIVGAGQAGPPLAGRLTEAGQSVAVIERKLVGGTCVNYGCIPTKTLVASAHAAQLARRGAEYGVGTGEVTVDMAKVKARKDKIMLDDRHGVESWLKGMDGCTFIRGHARFEDPHTVRVDDQLLKGDRIYLNVGGRAVAPDLPGLSDIDYLTNVGILDLETLPEHLVIVGGSYIALEFAQMYRRFGARVTVLERGPRLTSREDEDISAAIKGILEAEGIDIVLDAKDIRFTKQDNGFEAVPNAGAEPVVGSHLLLAVGRQPNTDNLGLDAAGVQTDERGYIVVDDQLRTTADHIWAMGDCNGMGAFTHTSYNDFEIVAANLLDDDPRRVSDRITTYALYIDPPLGRAGMTVDQVRKSGRKALVGKRPMTRVGRAVEKGETQGFMKVVVDAETEEILGAAILGVGGDEVVHAILDIMTAKKPYTAISRTMHIHPTVSELVPTMLQDLKPLT; from the coding sequence ATGACCTCGGAGCCAACGACCTTCGACGCGATCATCGTCGGCGCCGGGCAGGCCGGTCCGCCGCTGGCCGGGCGGCTGACCGAGGCCGGGCAGTCCGTCGCCGTCATCGAACGCAAGCTGGTCGGCGGCACCTGCGTGAACTACGGGTGCATCCCCACCAAGACGCTCGTCGCCAGCGCGCATGCGGCGCAGCTGGCCCGGCGCGGCGCCGAATACGGTGTCGGCACCGGTGAGGTGACCGTCGACATGGCAAAAGTCAAGGCCCGCAAGGACAAGATCATGCTCGACGACCGCCACGGCGTCGAATCATGGCTGAAGGGGATGGACGGCTGCACGTTCATCCGCGGCCACGCCCGTTTCGAAGACCCGCATACCGTGCGCGTCGACGACCAGCTGCTCAAGGGCGACCGCATCTACCTCAACGTCGGCGGCCGCGCCGTCGCCCCGGATCTGCCCGGGCTCTCGGACATCGACTACCTCACCAACGTCGGCATCCTCGACCTCGAGACCCTGCCGGAGCATCTGGTCATCGTCGGCGGCAGCTACATCGCGTTGGAATTCGCCCAGATGTACCGCCGGTTCGGCGCCCGGGTGACGGTGCTCGAACGCGGCCCGCGGCTGACCTCCCGCGAAGACGAAGACATCTCGGCGGCGATCAAGGGCATCCTGGAAGCCGAGGGCATCGACATCGTTCTCGACGCCAAGGACATCCGGTTCACCAAGCAAGACAACGGGTTCGAGGCTGTTCCGAATGCCGGCGCGGAACCCGTCGTCGGTAGCCATCTGCTGTTGGCGGTCGGCAGACAGCCCAACACCGACAATCTCGGGCTCGACGCCGCCGGTGTGCAGACCGACGAGCGCGGCTACATCGTCGTCGACGACCAGCTTCGCACCACCGCCGACCACATCTGGGCGATGGGGGACTGCAACGGCATGGGCGCCTTCACGCATACCTCGTACAACGATTTCGAGATTGTCGCGGCGAACCTCCTCGACGACGACCCACGGCGCGTCAGCGATCGGATCACCACCTACGCGCTCTACATCGACCCGCCCCTCGGGCGCGCCGGCATGACGGTCGACCAGGTGCGCAAGTCCGGACGCAAGGCATTGGTCGGCAAGCGCCCGATGACCCGTGTCGGCCGCGCGGTCGAAAAGGGCGAGACCCAGGGATTCATGAAGGTGGTCGTCGATGCGGAGACCGAGGAGATCCTCGGGGCGGCGATCCTCGGCGTCGGTGGCGACGAGGTCGTGCACGCGATCCTCGACATCATGACGGCCAAGAAACCCTACACCGCGATCTCGCGCACCATGCACATCCATCCGACCGTCAGCGAACTGGTGCCGACGATGCTGCAGGACCTCAAACCGCTGACGTGA
- a CDS encoding phosphoribosyl-ATP diphosphatase — protein MGESQPVKTFDALFDELTERARTRPEGSGTVAALDGGVHGVGKKILEEAGEVWLAAEHESDDALAEEISQLLYWTQVLMIARGLSPDDVYRKL, from the coding sequence GTGGGAGAATCGCAGCCTGTGAAGACCTTCGATGCGCTGTTCGACGAGCTGACCGAACGCGCGCGCACCCGGCCTGAGGGCAGCGGCACCGTGGCGGCCCTCGACGGTGGCGTGCACGGCGTGGGCAAGAAGATCCTCGAGGAGGCCGGCGAAGTGTGGTTGGCCGCCGAACACGAGAGTGACGACGCGCTTGCCGAGGAGATCAGCCAGTTGCTGTACTGGACGCAGGTGTTGATGATCGCCCGTGGACTTTCGCCCGACGACGTCTACCGCAAGCTGTGA
- a CDS encoding TNT domain-containing protein, giving the protein MNLRELREWPTEIDDLATATRDAATNHTNSADVYRALATASTWEGEGGEAAREGMVASAGDHDATAENLGTAATGMGRAQEQSELIANQIKSILNDAAEMPYPVEIDQETNQVIAPNTDYLTDDAAAEVAAKVTHLQERIAAVEAAGRLVDADLAQAIRTASTTDTAPAPAPRQIGPFAVPPSVAAAAKPADDAPTSPDSLGGALEQLAGQPVPASAGDSAAGTAPVPLDPKAVESAKATARRILQDQGVPADQIEARLDAMIAAARQPLSDYKPTEKPGPAPSVSDGFAEGWFNTEEHLQDLIAANGLEDFKDSWTDTAKGTWERITNPIDSWTEEVEHATKYPGHYLGEQLGETAVTAPGAILGGEAALVARAGAGELDDLAAAGANAHTPVPNDLIDNPTPTIDHPIPLPGSDHHTPVVGDHAGGSSPHAPVAGGPLPADSPLFDGYHPTPPGPEFTNPDGSLVYPDDSLPSKPYAVQGTVVPEAELPAGTVVDRFGHPGGAWLAPDGTPFTERALPPGSAQKDYFQYVVDDPTALPPGYHVEQSDAASWFHQPGGGTQYRIIAPPGEEASVQKLLDSGFLKEIE; this is encoded by the coding sequence ATGAACTTGCGGGAGCTGCGCGAGTGGCCTACTGAGATCGACGACCTCGCGACCGCGACCCGCGATGCCGCCACCAACCACACCAACTCGGCGGACGTCTACCGCGCGCTGGCCACAGCGTCTACTTGGGAAGGCGAAGGCGGCGAGGCGGCCCGCGAGGGGATGGTGGCCAGCGCCGGCGATCATGACGCGACCGCCGAGAACCTGGGCACCGCCGCCACCGGCATGGGGCGCGCCCAGGAACAATCCGAGCTCATCGCCAACCAGATCAAAAGCATTCTCAATGACGCCGCCGAGATGCCCTACCCGGTGGAGATCGACCAGGAAACCAATCAGGTCATCGCGCCCAACACCGACTACCTGACCGACGATGCGGCTGCCGAGGTCGCGGCCAAGGTCACCCACCTGCAAGAGCGCATTGCCGCGGTCGAGGCCGCCGGCCGACTGGTGGATGCTGATCTGGCGCAAGCGATACGCACCGCCAGCACCACGGACACGGCACCAGCCCCGGCGCCGAGGCAGATCGGACCGTTCGCGGTGCCGCCCTCCGTCGCCGCCGCCGCCAAGCCCGCTGACGACGCGCCCACATCACCGGACAGTCTGGGTGGTGCACTCGAGCAGCTTGCCGGGCAGCCTGTGCCGGCATCCGCAGGGGATTCGGCAGCCGGCACCGCACCGGTGCCGTTGGACCCGAAGGCAGTTGAGAGCGCCAAAGCGACCGCTCGGCGGATACTGCAAGACCAGGGCGTGCCGGCCGATCAGATCGAGGCGCGCCTGGACGCCATGATCGCCGCGGCCCGGCAACCCCTGTCGGACTACAAACCCACCGAGAAGCCCGGGCCGGCTCCCAGTGTCTCCGACGGGTTCGCCGAAGGCTGGTTTAACACCGAAGAACACCTCCAAGACCTGATCGCGGCAAACGGATTGGAGGATTTCAAGGACTCCTGGACCGACACGGCCAAGGGCACCTGGGAACGAATCACCAACCCCATCGACTCCTGGACCGAGGAAGTCGAGCACGCCACGAAATACCCCGGCCACTACCTGGGTGAGCAACTCGGCGAAACCGCCGTCACCGCGCCCGGCGCCATCCTCGGCGGCGAAGCCGCCCTCGTCGCCAGAGCCGGCGCCGGGGAACTCGACGACCTCGCCGCCGCCGGAGCCAACGCTCACACCCCCGTCCCCAACGACCTCATTGACAACCCAACACCCACAATCGACCACCCCATCCCACTCCCTGGCAGCGACCATCACACACCAGTCGTTGGCGACCACGCTGGCGGCTCGTCGCCTCACGCGCCAGTGGCAGGCGGTCCGCTCCCAGCGGACTCACCCTTGTTCGACGGATACCACCCGACACCTCCAGGTCCGGAATTCACCAACCCTGACGGTAGCCTCGTCTACCCCGACGACAGCCTGCCGAGCAAACCGTACGCGGTACAGGGCACCGTCGTTCCCGAAGCCGAATTGCCCGCTGGCACCGTCGTGGACCGCTTCGGTCACCCCGGCGGCGCTTGGCTAGCTCCCGACGGAACTCCCTTCACTGAACGCGCGCTGCCCCCAGGCAGCGCTCAAAAAGACTACTTCCAATATGTCGTGGACGATCCCACAGCACTTCCGCCCGGTTACCACGTCGAACAATCAGACGCGGCATCTTGGTTTCATCAGCCCGGCGGTGGCACCCAATATCGGATCATCGCGCCCCCTGGAGAAGAGGCTTCAGTGCAGAAGCTGCTCGATTCGGGCTTCCTGAAGGAGATTGAATAA
- a CDS encoding sugar porter family MFS transporter, which translates to MARHRGAPVGDDLPTSEDQFASGKTAVRIASVAALGGLLFGYDSAVVNGAVDSIQEDFGIGDAELGFAVASALLGAAAGAMTAGRIADRIGRIAVMKIAAVLFLVSAFGTGFAPEVWAVVLFRIVGGIGVGVASVIAPAYIAETSPPSIRGRLGSLQQLAIVSGIFLSFVVNWVLQWAAGGPNEPLWFGVDAWRWMFLAMAVPAVVYGALAFTIPESPRYLVASHKIPEARRVLSTLLGQKNLEITITRIRETLEREDKPSWRDLRKPTGGLYGIVWVGLGLSVFQQFVGINVIFYYSNVLWQAVGFSADESAVYTVITSVINVLTTLIAIALIDKIGRKPLLLIGSSGMAVTLITMAVIFANATLDAAGNPSLPGASGVIALIAANLFVVAFGMSWGPVVWVLLGEMFPNRIRAAALGLAAAGQWAANWLITVSFPGLREHLGLAYGFYGLCAILSGLFVWRWVRETKGVSLEDMHGEILKEDLPTGAKEG; encoded by the coding sequence ATGGCTCGTCATCGAGGGGCGCCGGTAGGAGACGATCTGCCGACCTCGGAGGACCAATTCGCCTCCGGCAAGACCGCGGTCCGGATCGCCTCCGTGGCGGCCCTCGGTGGGCTCCTGTTCGGTTACGACAGCGCGGTCGTCAACGGCGCCGTCGACTCGATCCAGGAGGACTTCGGCATCGGTGACGCCGAACTCGGATTCGCCGTCGCGTCGGCGCTGCTCGGCGCCGCTGCCGGGGCGATGACCGCCGGGCGCATCGCCGACAGGATCGGGCGCATCGCGGTGATGAAGATCGCGGCGGTGCTGTTCCTGGTGAGCGCGTTCGGCACGGGTTTCGCGCCGGAGGTGTGGGCCGTCGTGCTGTTCCGGATCGTCGGCGGCATCGGCGTCGGTGTGGCATCGGTGATCGCACCGGCCTACATCGCGGAGACCTCACCACCGAGCATCCGGGGCCGCCTCGGTTCCCTGCAGCAGCTGGCGATCGTGTCCGGCATCTTCCTGTCTTTCGTCGTCAACTGGGTGCTGCAGTGGGCCGCAGGAGGGCCGAACGAGCCGCTGTGGTTCGGGGTGGACGCTTGGCGCTGGATGTTCCTGGCGATGGCGGTGCCCGCCGTGGTGTACGGCGCGCTGGCGTTCACGATCCCCGAATCACCGCGCTATCTTGTTGCCAGCCACAAGATCCCGGAGGCACGCCGGGTGCTCAGCACGCTGCTCGGGCAGAAGAACCTGGAGATCACGATCACCCGCATCCGGGAGACCCTGGAGCGCGAGGACAAGCCGTCGTGGCGGGATCTGCGCAAACCCACCGGCGGCCTCTACGGCATCGTCTGGGTGGGCCTCGGGCTGTCCGTTTTCCAGCAGTTCGTCGGTATCAACGTGATCTTCTACTACTCGAACGTGCTGTGGCAGGCGGTCGGCTTCAGCGCCGACGAATCGGCGGTCTACACCGTGATCACGTCGGTGATCAACGTGTTGACCACGCTCATCGCGATCGCGCTGATCGACAAGATCGGCCGCAAACCGCTGCTGCTCATCGGCTCCTCCGGCATGGCGGTCACCCTGATCACCATGGCGGTCATCTTCGCCAATGCGACGCTCGACGCCGCAGGCAACCCGAGCCTGCCCGGCGCATCCGGTGTGATCGCGCTGATCGCGGCGAACCTGTTCGTCGTCGCGTTCGGCATGTCCTGGGGCCCGGTGGTGTGGGTGCTGCTCGGCGAGATGTTCCCCAACCGCATCCGGGCCGCCGCGCTGGGTCTGGCCGCCGCCGGCCAGTGGGCGGCCAACTGGCTGATCACCGTCAGCTTCCCGGGATTGCGCGAGCACCTCGGTCTGGCCTATGGCTTCTACGGGCTGTGCGCGATCCTGTCGGGCCTGTTCGTCTGGCGCTGGGTGCGGGAGACCAAGGGCGTGTCCCTGGAGGACATGCACGGCGAGATACTCAAGGAGGACCTGCCCACGGGCGCAAAGGAGGGCTGA
- a CDS encoding PAC2 family protein: MTPSDFGPEKGPDVAPLRDAVVVAAFEGWNDAGDAASDALEHLDAIWEAEPIAEIDDESYYDYQVNRPVIRQVDGVTRELVWPSMRISHCRPPGAERDIVLMHGVEPNMRWRTFCAELLNIADKLNVQTVVILGALLADTPHTRPVPVSGAAYSPESAKFFGLEETRYEGPTGIAGVFQDACVQAGIPAVTFWAAVPHYVSQPPNPKATVALLRRVEDVLDIEVPLADLPTEAEEWEEAVTEMTAEDDEIAEYVASLEQRGDAEVDMTEVLGKIDGDALAAEFERYLRRRGPGFRNS; the protein is encoded by the coding sequence GTGACCCCATCGGACTTCGGCCCAGAGAAGGGACCTGACGTGGCGCCGTTGCGCGATGCCGTGGTCGTCGCCGCGTTCGAGGGGTGGAACGATGCCGGCGACGCGGCCAGCGACGCACTCGAACACCTGGACGCGATCTGGGAGGCCGAGCCGATCGCCGAGATCGACGACGAGTCGTACTACGACTATCAGGTCAACCGGCCGGTGATCCGCCAGGTCGACGGTGTGACCCGCGAACTGGTGTGGCCGTCGATGCGGATCTCGCACTGCCGCCCGCCCGGCGCCGAGCGCGACATCGTGCTGATGCACGGGGTGGAGCCCAACATGCGCTGGCGCACGTTCTGCGCGGAGTTGCTCAACATCGCCGACAAACTCAACGTGCAGACCGTCGTCATCCTGGGGGCGCTGCTCGCCGACACCCCGCACACCCGGCCGGTGCCGGTCTCCGGCGCGGCCTACTCCCCCGAGTCGGCGAAGTTCTTCGGCCTGGAGGAGACCCGCTACGAGGGGCCGACCGGCATCGCCGGGGTGTTCCAGGACGCCTGTGTGCAGGCCGGGATCCCGGCGGTGACGTTCTGGGCGGCCGTCCCTCACTACGTGTCCCAGCCGCCGAACCCGAAGGCGACCGTGGCGCTGCTGCGCCGCGTCGAGGACGTCCTCGACATCGAGGTCCCGCTGGCCGACCTGCCGACGGAGGCCGAGGAGTGGGAGGAGGCGGTCACCGAGATGACCGCCGAAGATGACGAGATCGCCGAGTACGTGGCCTCCCTCGAACAACGCGGCGACGCCGAGGTCGACATGACCGAGGTGCTGGGCAAGATCGACGGCGACGCGCTCGCCGCCGAATTCGAACGGTACCTGCGCAGGCGCGGGCCCGGTTTCCGCAACAGCTGA